The Rhea pennata isolate bPtePen1 chromosome 9, bPtePen1.pri, whole genome shotgun sequence genome has a segment encoding these proteins:
- the DTYMK gene encoding thymidylate kinase, producing the protein MAGRRGALIVLEGVDRAGKSTQGRRLVEALRATGHRADLLCFPERTTEIGRLISSYLEKEKNLEDHTVHLLFSANRWEHVPLMKDKLHQGITLVVDRYAFSGVAFTSAKQNFCLDWCKQPDVGLPKPDLILFLELSPAEAAARGNFGNERYENSSFQKKVLQSFYHLMKDKTLNWKIMDASKNIEDLHREIKSVAEETIKDIQNKPLGELWK; encoded by the exons ATGGCGGGACGGCGTGGGGCGCTTATCGTGCTGGAGGGGGTGGATCGGGCTGGCAAGAGTACGCAGGGCCGCCGGCTGGTGGAGGCACTGCGGGCCACCGGCCACCGTGCCGACCTACTGTGTTTCCCAG AGAGAACAACCGAGATCGGGCGGCTGATCAGCTCGTACCTAGAGAAGGAGAAGAACCTGGAAGATCACACAGTTCATCTGCTTTTCTCAGCTAACCGCTGGGAACACGT GCCATTAATGAAAGACAAATTACATCAAGGAATCACGCTTGTAGTAGACAGATATGCCTTTTCTGGAGTGGCCTTCACAAGTGCGAAGCAG AACTTCTGCCTGGACTGGTGCAAACAACCTGATGTTGGACTACCAAAGCCAGATTTGATTCTGTTTCTTGAATTAAGCCCAGCGGAAGCAGCAGCACGAGGGAACTTTGGAAATGAACGTTATGAGAACAGCTCCTTCCAAAAGAAAGTTCTACAGTCCTTCTATCATCTGATGAAGGACAAGACATTAAACTGGAAG ATAATGGATGCTTCAAAGAACATAGAAGACTTGCACAGAGAAATTAAGTCCGTTGCAGAGGAAACCATAAAGGACATTCAGAATAAACCTCTGGGAGAACTCTGGAAATGA
- the LOC134144003 gene encoding inhibitor of growth protein 5 isoform X10 — translation MATAMYLEHYLDSIENLPCELQRNFQLMRELDQRTEDKKAEIDSLAAEYIESVKNMLPEERVEHLKKIQSAYSKCKEYSDDKVQLAMQTYEMVDKHIRRLDADLARFEADLKDKLEVSDFENPGARSLKKGRSQKDKRGSRGRGRRTSEEDTPKKKKLKGGSEFADAVLSVHPSDVLDMPVDPNEPTYCLCHQVSYGEMIGCDNPDCPIEWFHFACVDLTTKPKGKWFCPRCVQEKKKKK, via the exons ATGGCGACCGCCATGTACCTGGAGCACTACCTAGACA GCATTGAGAACCTTCCTTGTGAACTGCAAAGAAACTTCCAGCTGATGCGGGAATTGGATCAGAGAACAGAAG ataagaaagcagaaattgaCAGTCTTGCAGCAGAATACATTGAATCAGTGAAGAACATGTTGCCCGAGGAACGAGTAGAACacctgaaaaaaattcaaagtgcTTACAGCAAATGTAAAGAGTACAGCGATGATAAAGTACAACTGGCTATGCAGACCTATGAGATG GTAGATAAACATATCCGCCGGCTGGATGCAGACTTGGCACGGTTTGAAGCAGATCTGAAAGATAAACTGGAAGTCAGTGATTTTGAAAACCCTGGAGCACGAAGCCTGAAAA AAGGACGAAgtcagaaagacaaaagaggCTCTCGAGGTCGAGGCAGACGAACATCCGAAGAAGATacaccaaagaaaaagaaactcaaagGAGG ATCTGAGTTTGCTGATGCCGTCCTGTCAGTGCATCCCTCAGATGTCTTAGACATGCCAGTGGATCCCAACGAACCTACCTATTGCTTGTGTCACCAAGTGTCATATGGAGAAATGATTGGCTGTGACAATCCAGAT TGCCCAATTGAATGGTTCCACTTTGCCTGTGTGGACCTCACCACCAAACCGAAAGGGAAATG GTTTTGTCCACGTtgtgttcaggaaaaaaagaaaaagaagtga
- the LOC134144003 gene encoding inhibitor of growth protein 5 isoform X11: protein MATAMYLEHYLDSIENLPCELQRNFQLMRELDQRTEDKKAEIDSLAAEYIESVKNMLPEERVEHLKKIQSAYSKCKEYSDDKVQLAMQTYEMVDKHIRRLDADLARFEADLKDKLEVSDFENPGARSLKKGRSQKDKRGSRGRGRRTSEEDTPKKKKLKGGSEFADAVLSVHPSDVLDMPVDPNEPTYCLCHQVSYGEMIGCDNPDCPIEWFHFACVDLTTKPKGKCITSQICQTI from the exons ATGGCGACCGCCATGTACCTGGAGCACTACCTAGACA GCATTGAGAACCTTCCTTGTGAACTGCAAAGAAACTTCCAGCTGATGCGGGAATTGGATCAGAGAACAGAAG ataagaaagcagaaattgaCAGTCTTGCAGCAGAATACATTGAATCAGTGAAGAACATGTTGCCCGAGGAACGAGTAGAACacctgaaaaaaattcaaagtgcTTACAGCAAATGTAAAGAGTACAGCGATGATAAAGTACAACTGGCTATGCAGACCTATGAGATG GTAGATAAACATATCCGCCGGCTGGATGCAGACTTGGCACGGTTTGAAGCAGATCTGAAAGATAAACTGGAAGTCAGTGATTTTGAAAACCCTGGAGCACGAAGCCTGAAAA AAGGACGAAgtcagaaagacaaaagaggCTCTCGAGGTCGAGGCAGACGAACATCCGAAGAAGATacaccaaagaaaaagaaactcaaagGAGG ATCTGAGTTTGCTGATGCCGTCCTGTCAGTGCATCCCTCAGATGTCTTAGACATGCCAGTGGATCCCAACGAACCTACCTATTGCTTGTGTCACCAAGTGTCATATGGAGAAATGATTGGCTGTGACAATCCAGAT TGCCCAATTGAATGGTTCCACTTTGCCTGTGTGGACCTCACCACCAAACCGAAAGGGAAATG
- the LOC134144003 gene encoding inhibitor of growth protein 5 isoform X12: protein MATAMYLEHYLDNKKAEIDSLAAEYIESVKNMLPEERVEHLKKIQSAYSKCKEYSDDKVQLAMQTYEMVDKHIRRLDADLARFEADLKDKLEVSDFENPGARSLKKGRSQKDKRGSRGRGRRTSEEDTPKKKKLKGGSEFADAVLSVHPSDVLDMPVDPNEPTYCLCHQVSYGEMIGCDNPDCPIEWFHFACVDLTTKPKGKWFCPRCVQEKKKKK from the exons ATGGCGACCGCCATGTACCTGGAGCACTACCTAGACA ataagaaagcagaaattgaCAGTCTTGCAGCAGAATACATTGAATCAGTGAAGAACATGTTGCCCGAGGAACGAGTAGAACacctgaaaaaaattcaaagtgcTTACAGCAAATGTAAAGAGTACAGCGATGATAAAGTACAACTGGCTATGCAGACCTATGAGATG GTAGATAAACATATCCGCCGGCTGGATGCAGACTTGGCACGGTTTGAAGCAGATCTGAAAGATAAACTGGAAGTCAGTGATTTTGAAAACCCTGGAGCACGAAGCCTGAAAA AAGGACGAAgtcagaaagacaaaagaggCTCTCGAGGTCGAGGCAGACGAACATCCGAAGAAGATacaccaaagaaaaagaaactcaaagGAGG ATCTGAGTTTGCTGATGCCGTCCTGTCAGTGCATCCCTCAGATGTCTTAGACATGCCAGTGGATCCCAACGAACCTACCTATTGCTTGTGTCACCAAGTGTCATATGGAGAAATGATTGGCTGTGACAATCCAGAT TGCCCAATTGAATGGTTCCACTTTGCCTGTGTGGACCTCACCACCAAACCGAAAGGGAAATG GTTTTGTCCACGTtgtgttcaggaaaaaaagaaaaagaagtga